In a single window of the Burkholderia contaminans genome:
- a CDS encoding MFS transporter has translation MSSIDLNAVTPVSSPIRSASDVARLINTVDSSVSHARMIVLLALGGVFLDAYDLTTLSYGIDDVAREFGLTPALTGLVGSAIMIGTIFGSLIGGWLTDKIGRYQVFMADMLFFVVAAIAAGLAPNVWVLIGARFVMGLGVGIDLPVAMAFLAEFSKFNGRGNKASRLAAWCPMWYVASSACFLLIFGLYFLLPAEHAGWLWRASLIFGAVPALVIILFRNRFMNESPLWAANQGDLANAARILRESYGIHAHEAEDARRAPSQPPVRIRVLFQRPYQGRTIVASVMNLCIPFEYTAIAFFLPSILSQFLGAGVFETIAASLALNVLFAFTGGLLGMRLAHRHASRHVAIAGFALQFVALVALALAGHPHGALAIGFVLLMLGTWLFAEGFGPGAQMMIYPTLSYPAAIRGTGVGFGRSLCGIGQALALFVLPILQARLGTDMFWVVAISAATPIVFLLIVRYEPTARDIDDEEGIA, from the coding sequence ATGAGTTCGATCGATCTGAACGCCGTCACCCCGGTTTCCTCACCCATTCGTTCGGCCAGCGACGTCGCGCGACTCATCAACACGGTGGACAGCTCGGTCAGCCATGCCCGAATGATCGTGCTGCTGGCGCTCGGCGGCGTGTTTCTCGATGCGTACGACCTGACGACGCTGTCCTACGGGATCGACGACGTGGCGCGCGAGTTCGGCCTGACACCGGCGCTGACCGGGCTGGTCGGGTCGGCGATCATGATCGGCACGATCTTCGGCAGCCTGATCGGCGGATGGCTGACCGACAAGATCGGCCGCTATCAGGTGTTCATGGCCGACATGCTGTTTTTCGTGGTCGCGGCGATCGCGGCCGGGCTCGCGCCGAACGTCTGGGTGCTGATCGGCGCGCGCTTCGTGATGGGACTCGGTGTCGGCATCGACCTGCCCGTCGCGATGGCGTTTCTTGCGGAATTCTCGAAGTTCAACGGGCGCGGCAACAAGGCATCGCGGCTCGCGGCGTGGTGCCCGATGTGGTACGTGGCGTCGTCGGCCTGCTTCCTGCTGATCTTCGGGCTGTATTTCCTGCTGCCCGCCGAGCATGCGGGATGGCTGTGGCGCGCGTCGCTGATCTTCGGCGCGGTGCCGGCCCTCGTCATCATCCTGTTCCGGAACCGGTTCATGAACGAATCGCCGCTGTGGGCCGCGAACCAGGGTGACCTGGCCAACGCCGCGCGGATTCTGCGCGAGTCGTACGGGATTCATGCACACGAAGCGGAGGACGCCCGACGCGCGCCGAGCCAGCCGCCCGTGCGCATTCGCGTGCTGTTCCAGCGCCCGTACCAGGGGCGCACGATCGTCGCCAGCGTGATGAACCTGTGCATTCCGTTCGAATACACGGCGATCGCGTTCTTCCTGCCGTCGATCCTGTCGCAGTTTCTCGGCGCGGGCGTGTTCGAAACGATCGCGGCGTCGCTGGCGCTGAACGTGCTGTTTGCGTTCACCGGTGGCTTGCTGGGCATGCGTCTCGCCCATCGCCATGCGTCGCGGCATGTCGCGATCGCCGGGTTCGCGCTGCAGTTCGTCGCGCTCGTGGCGCTCGCGCTGGCAGGGCATCCGCATGGCGCACTCGCGATCGGCTTCGTGCTGCTGATGCTCGGCACCTGGCTGTTCGCCGAAGGGTTCGGGCCAGGTGCGCAGATGATGATCTATCCGACGCTGTCGTATCCGGCGGCGATTCGCGGCACGGGCGTCGGCTTCGGGCGTTCGCTGTGCGGCATCGGTCAGGCGCTCGCGCTGTTCGTGCTGCCGATCCTGCAGGCGCGGCTCGGCACGGACATGTTCTGGGTCGTCGCGATCAGCGCCGCCACGCCGATCGTGTTCCTGTTGATCGTGCGTTACGAGCCGACGGCGCGTGACATCGACGACGAGGAAGGCATTGCCTGA